In Thermodesulfobacteriota bacterium, the following proteins share a genomic window:
- the murJ gene encoding murein biosynthesis integral membrane protein MurJ has product MKHEEEITRSAGVVGFITLLSRITGYLRDMVIAYFFGAKADTDAYYVAFRIPNLLRRLLAEGSLTISFIPVFTEYLEKNGREEAKRVSDATFTLLFMVLILVSFLGVVLSPFIIKLFASGFKGETFNLAVDLNRVMFPYIFFASLTALSMGILNSLKRFFAPAFAQVAFNIGSISVIFLLHQSLSIPIFSLAIGVIIGGAIQYIFQIPFLRSTGFIHSFTKNLRHPAVKKIAFLMAPQLFGVAVYNLNILISTQYGSHLPEGTVSYLYYSERLMEFPLGIIAVSIATVLLPSLSSQVSKGEVERFRESYSFALRFMLFLIAPALTGLIALRVPICNLLYQRGEFTHEATIFTSQALLGYSLGLWAVAGVRITAPAFYAMQDTRTPVLFAFFAFIVNAAFGYILGFTLGLNHTGLALASSVSSIFNFSLLFFALNKRMGKIELKNTLIYCIKIAFASLIMGALAWKISTFSEWEQSGISTQKLVVFTTSFFASMATYLALTKLLRIGELDFLISMIRRKIT; this is encoded by the coding sequence ATGAAGCATGAAGAGGAAATCACTCGTTCCGCAGGGGTCGTAGGATTCATAACACTGCTCAGCCGAATAACCGGCTACCTAAGGGACATGGTAATAGCCTATTTCTTTGGAGCAAAAGCAGATACCGACGCATACTATGTAGCTTTTAGAATTCCGAATCTTCTACGCAGGCTTCTTGCTGAAGGTTCCCTTACCATATCCTTCATCCCTGTATTCACTGAATACCTGGAGAAAAACGGTAGAGAAGAAGCTAAAAGGGTGTCTGACGCTACGTTCACGCTTCTTTTCATGGTTTTAATCCTGGTTTCTTTTCTCGGAGTGGTGCTCTCTCCATTCATAATCAAACTTTTTGCATCCGGTTTTAAAGGTGAGACTTTTAACCTCGCAGTAGACCTTAATCGAGTAATGTTTCCTTATATCTTCTTCGCATCTCTCACCGCACTATCCATGGGGATACTAAATTCGCTAAAACGTTTTTTCGCCCCAGCTTTTGCCCAAGTGGCTTTCAATATAGGGAGCATCTCCGTAATTTTTCTCCTTCATCAAAGCCTCAGCATTCCGATTTTTTCTCTAGCTATAGGAGTTATTATCGGAGGGGCTATACAATATATTTTCCAGATTCCTTTTCTGAGGAGTACTGGTTTTATACATAGCTTTACGAAAAACCTGCGACATCCGGCAGTGAAAAAAATAGCCTTCCTAATGGCCCCTCAACTTTTTGGAGTTGCTGTCTATAATCTGAACATCTTAATAAGCACACAGTATGGATCACACCTTCCGGAGGGAACCGTCTCCTACCTCTACTATTCAGAAAGACTGATGGAATTTCCCCTGGGAATCATCGCCGTATCTATCGCCACGGTCCTTCTTCCTAGTCTCTCTTCCCAGGTATCAAAAGGAGAAGTAGAAAGATTTAGGGAAAGTTATTCATTCGCACTAAGATTTATGCTTTTTTTAATAGCTCCTGCTCTTACCGGGCTTATAGCCCTTAGAGTCCCTATATGCAACCTCCTCTATCAAAGGGGGGAATTCACGCATGAAGCTACTATTTTCACTTCTCAAGCTCTTCTCGGATATAGCCTAGGGCTCTGGGCGGTAGCGGGGGTAAGGATAACAGCCCCGGCTTTCTACGCCATGCAGGATACTAGGACCCCAGTTCTGTTTGCCTTCTTTGCCTTCATAGTCAACGCCGCATTTGGATATATTCTCGGGTTTACGCTTGGACTCAATCACACTGGGCTCGCTCTTGCAAGCTCCGTTTCCTCAATCTTTAACTTTTCTCTTTTGTTTTTCGCGCTGAATAAACGCATGGGAAAGATAGAATTAAAAAACACCTTGATATACTGCATTAAAATTGCATTTGCATCACTGATAATGGGGGCATTGGCTTGGAAGATTTCTACTTTTTCTGAATGGGAGC
- a CDS encoding MBL fold metallo-hydrolase, giving the protein MEYSIAERKPGVWFVDLKVGGEREYTGAYIVATGNEVAFVEVGPSTTADSMLKALDEIGYRPENVKYLLPTHVHLDHAGAAGALVKHLPSAYVISHKRAVPHMVDPESTLWRAANKVLGFVAEIYGKPEPVPPEKIIPVEDEIGIYVGKLHLKIISTPGHASHHLSVFLLQHSIVFTGDAAGIYVPSLDVVLPATPPPFRLGQALRSIEAMISLGPKLVAYTHFDLSADGERNLKKHYYQLIHWYETAKKAVTNGMNDPDDFFDLIAERDYDLKKFLLNSHNLDGLRRGVETSLRGFMLMVEEERTEGQALERQVESS; this is encoded by the coding sequence ATGGAATATTCAATAGCTGAAAGAAAGCCAGGCGTTTGGTTTGTCGATTTGAAGGTAGGGGGCGAGAGGGAATATACCGGAGCATATATCGTTGCCACGGGAAATGAAGTTGCCTTCGTGGAAGTAGGGCCTTCGACCACAGCGGATAGTATGCTTAAGGCGCTCGATGAAATCGGATACCGTCCTGAAAATGTTAAATACCTACTACCCACCCACGTTCATCTGGACCACGCCGGCGCTGCCGGGGCCCTGGTGAAGCATCTTCCGAGCGCTTATGTTATTTCACATAAAAGGGCAGTTCCTCATATGGTTGACCCGGAATCGACGCTGTGGAGGGCAGCGAATAAGGTCCTGGGATTTGTGGCGGAGATCTACGGAAAGCCAGAACCAGTCCCGCCAGAAAAAATTATTCCGGTCGAGGACGAAATCGGAATCTATGTAGGGAAACTCCATTTGAAGATTATTTCAACGCCGGGACATGCCAGCCATCATCTCTCCGTCTTTCTCCTTCAACATAGCATTGTTTTCACCGGGGATGCTGCCGGCATATACGTGCCAAGCCTCGATGTGGTGCTTCCGGCTACGCCGCCGCCTTTTAGACTGGGCCAAGCGCTAAGATCCATCGAGGCTATGATTTCGCTCGGACCCAAGCTGGTTGCTTATACCCATTTCGACCTCTCCGCAGACGGAGAAAGAAACCTGAAGAAGCATTACTATCAACTTATCCATTGGTATGAAACTGCGAAGAAAGCCGTTACGAATGGGATGAATGATCCCGATGACTTTTTTGATCTGATTGCAGAACGGGACTACGACCTGAAGAAGTTCCTTTTAAATTCGCATAATCTGGATGGTCTAAGACGAGGTGTGGAGACTAGTTTAAGAGGATTTATGCTGATGGTGGAGGAGGAAAGAACGGAGGGTCAAGCCCTTGAGAGACAGGTGGAATCGAGCTAG
- a CDS encoding DUF4911 domain-containing protein: protein MATIYIKLLDPSDTVYLQSILGTYSHLAWVRTENVELGIIKIIPTDDLVEETREVLRNLKREIEFEEVESGF, encoded by the coding sequence ATGGCTACCATATACATAAAGCTTCTTGACCCTAGCGACACAGTTTACCTTCAGTCAATCCTCGGAACCTATTCACACCTGGCATGGGTTAGGACCGAGAATGTAGAGCTCGGGATAATTAAAATTATTCCCACCGATGACCTGGTGGAGGAAACTAGGGAGGTCCTAAGAAACCTGAAGAGGGAGATTGAGTTTGAAGAAGTAGAATCGGGCTTTTGA
- the mraZ gene encoding division/cell wall cluster transcriptional repressor MraZ codes for MFRGRYEHTMTDKGRISVPSKFREVLKEKYDDETLVITNFDKCLAAYPVKEWNEIEKKAAELPQFRQEVISFLRYLMGSAIDCQIDGSGRVLIPQALRNHAQIKRDVVMIGMLSRFEIWSRELWEEEESKKAYEEFKRSREILAGQRL; via the coding sequence ATGTTCCGCGGCAGATATGAACACACCATGACCGATAAAGGGCGAATTAGCGTGCCTTCAAAGTTTAGAGAGGTCCTGAAAGAAAAGTACGATGATGAAACCCTGGTGATAACCAACTTTGACAAGTGCTTAGCCGCCTATCCGGTAAAGGAATGGAATGAGATAGAAAAAAAAGCGGCAGAACTACCCCAGTTCAGACAAGAGGTGATTTCTTTCCTTAGATATTTGATGGGTTCGGCCATCGATTGCCAGATAGATGGGTCTGGTAGGGTGCTTATACCTCAAGCTCTAAGAAACCACGCCCAGATTAAACGAGATGTTGTTATGATCGGCATGCTCAGCCGGTTTGAGATATGGTCGAGAGAGCTTTGGGAAGAAGAGGAATCCAAGAAGGCTTACGAGGAGTTCAAGAGGAGTAGGGAAATCTTGGCGGGTCAGCGATTATGA
- the rsmH gene encoding 16S rRNA (cytosine(1402)-N(4))-methyltransferase RsmH, producing MNIEKAVLEIKNPVHKPVMVKEAVEFLRPYPGGIYVDATLGLGGHTEAILKYSEYRAKIIGFDIDDESLSLSKKRLSGSAGQVVFVNRNYSEIQEVLESMGVDELDGIVADLGMSSFHIEASGRGFSFLKDEPLDMRMDARLRFTASDLVNEMDEEEISRILSTYGEEKWSKRIAREILRFRRGAAIKTSAQLADIVSGAIPKQFHPQNIHPATKTFQAFRIAVNNELENLERFLQEAVPLVKVGGRIVIISFHSLEDRLVKNTFKKLSSPCICPPGLPRCGCGRKSILKIITRSPVMAGVEELLDNPRARSAKLRVGERI from the coding sequence ATGAACATTGAGAAGGCGGTGTTGGAGATAAAAAATCCGGTACACAAGCCGGTGATGGTGAAGGAAGCGGTAGAGTTCTTGCGTCCTTATCCTGGTGGTATATACGTAGATGCCACTCTGGGGCTGGGAGGGCATACCGAGGCGATTCTAAAATACTCCGAGTATAGGGCCAAGATCATAGGATTCGATATCGACGATGAATCACTTTCCCTATCCAAAAAAAGACTATCCGGCTCTGCCGGTCAAGTCGTGTTTGTGAACAGGAACTACTCGGAGATCCAAGAGGTGCTCGAGTCGATGGGGGTGGATGAGCTGGACGGAATAGTGGCTGACCTGGGGATGTCTTCATTCCATATAGAGGCAAGCGGTAGAGGATTCAGCTTTCTCAAGGACGAGCCGCTCGACATGAGAATGGATGCCAGATTGAGATTCACCGCTAGCGACTTAGTCAATGAAATGGATGAGGAGGAGATTTCCAGGATTCTTAGCACATACGGCGAAGAGAAATGGTCTAAAAGAATAGCCCGGGAGATACTTAGATTCCGCCGAGGGGCGGCTATAAAAACGTCTGCTCAGCTTGCGGATATAGTTTCCGGTGCCATCCCGAAACAGTTTCATCCCCAAAACATTCACCCGGCAACCAAGACCTTTCAAGCGTTTCGTATAGCAGTCAACAATGAACTGGAAAACCTGGAACGCTTCTTACAAGAGGCCGTTCCCTTGGTTAAGGTCGGCGGAAGAATAGTCATAATCTCTTTTCATTCCCTGGAAGACAGGCTGGTAAAAAACACGTTCAAGAAGCTATCGTCGCCTTGCATTTGCCCCCCCGGTCTGCCCAGATGCGGATGCGGAAGAAAAAGTATCCTCAAGATAATTACCCGTTCCCCGGTCATGGCCGGGGTAGAAGAATTACTGGATAACCCGAGGGCAAGGAGCGCAAAATTAAGAGTAGGAGAGAGGATATAA
- a CDS encoding FtsL-like putative cell division protein yields MALARTIRVRGNSTLERVVFSTRFLVAIILVMVLAIAYITIKVEATRMGYEISASKREEEKLLKENLLLTAELMRLKSPQRVEGLAHELGFKFPTPEDLIYIEENTLIGESK; encoded by the coding sequence ATGGCCCTGGCCAGGACTATTAGAGTAAGAGGGAATTCAACTTTAGAGAGGGTGGTATTTTCCACGAGGTTTCTGGTGGCGATTATATTGGTCATGGTTCTGGCTATTGCCTACATAACCATCAAGGTCGAGGCGACAAGAATGGGTTATGAGATTTCAGCCAGTAAGAGGGAAGAAGAAAAATTACTCAAAGAAAACCTTCTTCTCACCGCCGAGCTAATGAGGCTGAAATCGCCTCAAAGGGTCGAGGGTCTGGCGCATGAGCTCGGTTTTAAGTTTCCCACTCCGGAAGACCTTATATATATAGAAGAGAATACCTTAATCGGGGAGAGCAAATGA
- a CDS encoding penicillin-binding transpeptidase domain-containing protein: MTGRKSSKKRISLARDLTKPMWKISIVGGMLLILFTAVSVRALKLQVLSTDKAFELARKQHTGLFTLLPRRGRILDINKKELAINVDAVSSYVHPGNVKDPKQFSLVLSKLVKRPQKEVLNMLLSQKPFVWITRLGEPELISKLKSANLDGIGFVDEPKRVYPNGHLAGQVLGFTNIDSKGIEGIEYEFESLLAGSPGRITVKRDARGRHIISTPTDVEASVSGYDIILHLDSQIQYIVEKELKEGIKKASAEKGMALLMDPETGAILAMASYPFFDPNEFNKYSGDSRRNLPIWYSFEPGSTIKMFLAAAALEDKKVNLSSKFDCENGKRKVGPYFINDVHPYGVLNVAQIVELSSNVCASKIAETLGKDRFHAYLRSFGFGEKTEIDLPGESTGRLASPKKWGPVELATLSFGQGISVTAIQLASALSAIANGGYLLKPRVVKEIVSPDGKVVKGNEPEVVGRVISYDTAETIKGILEGVVENGTGKQASIPGYRVAGKTGTAQIPNPETGGYYSNRYLSSFIGFAPVDDPKITLVIVVENPKTSNYGGVVAAPIFRAITEKVLFYKGIPPQKGFVEAKIMPDLRGKSARDILRWAEKEGLKVKLTGSGYVKDQKPRAGERIKADTVCSVELRQTI, translated from the coding sequence ATGACAGGAAGGAAAAGCTCCAAAAAGAGGATATCGTTGGCCAGGGACTTGACGAAACCAATGTGGAAAATCTCGATTGTCGGCGGGATGCTGCTCATACTTTTTACTGCAGTATCGGTCAGGGCTTTAAAGCTCCAGGTGCTCAGCACGGATAAGGCCTTTGAACTGGCCAGAAAGCAACACACCGGCCTTTTCACCCTCCTTCCCCGTCGAGGGAGGATACTGGACATAAATAAGAAGGAACTGGCCATAAACGTAGATGCGGTATCCAGTTATGTGCATCCGGGGAATGTGAAAGACCCGAAGCAGTTTTCTCTAGTGCTTTCAAAGTTGGTAAAGCGCCCCCAAAAAGAAGTACTCAATATGCTGCTTTCCCAAAAACCGTTTGTTTGGATAACCAGGCTGGGCGAGCCGGAGCTGATTTCTAAGCTAAAAAGCGCTAATTTAGACGGTATAGGTTTTGTAGATGAGCCCAAAAGGGTTTATCCGAACGGCCACCTGGCCGGGCAGGTCCTAGGTTTTACCAATATCGACTCAAAGGGGATAGAGGGAATCGAGTATGAATTCGAGAGTTTACTCGCCGGCAGCCCGGGCAGAATTACCGTGAAGAGGGATGCCCGAGGAAGGCATATAATCAGCACTCCCACCGATGTCGAAGCCAGCGTTTCCGGCTACGACATCATCCTCCACCTGGACTCACAAATTCAATACATAGTGGAGAAGGAGCTTAAGGAAGGCATAAAAAAGGCATCGGCAGAAAAAGGGATGGCTCTTCTCATGGACCCGGAGACCGGTGCGATACTGGCAATGGCTTCATATCCTTTTTTCGACCCAAACGAATTCAATAAGTACAGCGGGGACTCCAGGAGGAACCTGCCGATTTGGTACTCGTTCGAGCCGGGTTCGACCATCAAGATGTTTTTGGCCGCTGCCGCCCTGGAGGACAAGAAGGTCAATCTGTCGTCAAAGTTTGATTGCGAGAATGGCAAGAGAAAGGTGGGACCTTACTTTATAAACGATGTTCACCCCTACGGGGTGTTGAATGTGGCCCAAATCGTGGAGTTGTCTAGCAATGTATGCGCCTCTAAGATAGCCGAGACCCTGGGCAAGGACCGGTTCCATGCCTATCTTAGGTCTTTCGGGTTTGGGGAAAAGACAGAAATCGACCTGCCCGGAGAATCAACCGGAAGACTGGCCAGCCCCAAGAAATGGGGGCCGGTTGAACTGGCCACGCTCTCCTTTGGTCAGGGGATCTCGGTTACCGCTATCCAACTGGCGTCGGCACTGTCGGCCATCGCCAACGGAGGCTACCTTTTGAAACCGCGTGTGGTCAAAGAAATAGTGAGTCCGGACGGCAAGGTGGTAAAGGGAAATGAGCCAGAAGTGGTCGGCCGGGTTATATCATACGATACTGCCGAGACCATCAAGGGAATTTTGGAAGGGGTTGTGGAGAATGGCACGGGTAAACAGGCTTCGATTCCCGGCTATCGGGTAGCCGGAAAGACCGGTACGGCCCAGATTCCCAACCCGGAAACCGGAGGGTATTATTCTAACCGCTACCTGTCTTCTTTCATCGGTTTTGCCCCGGTTGATGACCCTAAGATAACACTGGTCATAGTGGTGGAGAACCCTAAAACCAGCAACTACGGCGGGGTTGTAGCCGCTCCGATATTCAGGGCAATTACGGAGAAGGTTCTTTTCTACAAGGGGATTCCTCCTCAAAAAGGCTTCGTAGAAGCAAAGATAATGCCCGATCTTCGCGGTAAGAGCGCAAGGGATATTCTCAGATGGGCGGAAAAAGAGGGGCTCAAGGTTAAGTTAACCGGAAGCGGATATGTCAAGGACCAAAAACCGCGGGCCGGAGAAAGGATAAAGGCGGACACGGTTTGCTCCGTAGAGTTAAGGCAGACGATATAA
- a CDS encoding UDP-N-acetylmuramoyl-L-alanyl-D-glutamate--2,6-diaminopimelate ligase: MILRDLVKGAEIKEILGGDNLEISGITYNSEEVRDRFLFVAIRGEKADGHTYIGSAVKNGAGAILLEKVPENSFGSVSIVRVPDTKSALATISANYYRHPTKGLTLVGVTGTNGKTTVSYLLESIWEAEGKSSGVVGTIEYRYMGKKTPAPMTTPESLDLMKLLKDMKDSGTEYVVMEVSSHALDRKRVSACHFDAAIFTNLTQDHLDYHVNMENYFEAKKRLFTEVLEASEKRKKFAIINLDDAYGARIAKCSAGEVISFSTKSSSAAVHAERATINEQGIWADVNTPWGRIELHSKLFGIHNLSNMLAASATALSLGASPSSVESGVSRIISVPGRLDRVENTKGINVLVDYAHTPDALKNVLSAVRPLTPGSLILVFGCGGDRDPLKRPVMGRIGRELSDVLIVTSDNPRTESPDSIIDQIERGVFEAVDARKSYFRVTDRRQAIEKAIRIAQRGDTVLIAGKGHEDYQILGTKKIHFDDKEVARGILSEIDKEECLN; the protein is encoded by the coding sequence ATGATTTTGAGAGACCTGGTCAAAGGAGCAGAGATAAAGGAGATTCTGGGCGGTGATAATCTGGAAATTTCCGGTATAACTTACAACTCTGAAGAGGTCCGCGACCGGTTTCTCTTCGTCGCTATAAGAGGGGAGAAGGCAGACGGGCATACCTACATAGGCTCGGCTGTAAAAAACGGGGCAGGGGCGATACTGTTGGAGAAGGTTCCAGAGAATAGCTTTGGTAGCGTCTCGATAGTTCGAGTGCCGGATACGAAGTCTGCACTTGCCACTATCTCTGCAAACTACTACCGCCATCCCACAAAGGGGCTTACTCTAGTGGGCGTAACCGGAACTAATGGAAAAACAACTGTAAGTTATCTCTTGGAATCAATTTGGGAGGCGGAAGGAAAAAGCTCAGGGGTGGTGGGAACGATTGAATACCGCTACATGGGAAAGAAAACCCCAGCGCCCATGACTACTCCTGAATCCCTGGACCTGATGAAGTTGTTGAAGGATATGAAAGACTCCGGGACGGAGTATGTGGTGATGGAGGTTTCTTCCCATGCCCTGGATAGAAAAAGGGTGTCAGCCTGCCACTTTGATGCGGCTATATTCACGAACCTTACTCAGGATCATCTCGATTATCATGTAAACATGGAAAATTATTTTGAGGCAAAAAAAAGATTGTTCACGGAGGTTCTAGAGGCAAGCGAGAAGAGGAAGAAGTTTGCTATAATAAATCTCGACGATGCATATGGAGCGAGAATAGCCAAGTGCTCGGCCGGAGAAGTAATATCCTTCTCCACTAAATCTAGCTCTGCGGCTGTTCATGCGGAGAGGGCGACTATCAATGAGCAGGGGATTTGGGCCGATGTAAATACACCCTGGGGAAGAATTGAGCTTCATTCAAAACTCTTTGGTATTCATAACCTCTCTAATATGCTGGCGGCGTCCGCCACTGCGCTTTCTCTGGGAGCATCGCCTTCATCCGTGGAAAGTGGGGTTTCGAGAATAATCTCGGTCCCGGGAAGGCTGGATAGGGTGGAGAATACAAAGGGAATAAACGTGCTCGTAGACTATGCCCACACCCCGGATGCACTCAAGAATGTGTTATCGGCGGTCAGGCCGCTTACGCCCGGTAGCCTCATACTGGTCTTCGGCTGCGGTGGAGATAGAGACCCGCTAAAAAGACCGGTGATGGGAAGAATAGGAAGGGAGCTTTCCGATGTGCTCATTGTAACCTCGGACAACCCGCGCACCGAGTCTCCTGACAGCATTATAGACCAGATAGAAAGAGGGGTTTTTGAAGCGGTCGACGCTCGAAAAAGCTATTTCCGGGTCACGGACAGGCGTCAGGCCATAGAGAAGGCCATTAGAATTGCCCAGAGGGGTGACACGGTGCTCATAGCGGGAAAAGGGCATGAGGATTATCAGATTTTGGGGACAAAAAAAATCCACTTCGATGATAAGGAAGTGGCGAGGGGAATACTATCGGAGATAGATAAGGAAGAATGCTTAAACTAA
- the murF gene encoding UDP-N-acetylmuramoyl-tripeptide--D-alanyl-D-alanine ligase — translation MLKLNWVLSSINGELVDRQNSPSLPKLENLSFSGVSTDSRRIRKDELFFALSGDNFDGHDFVSEALDKGAKGAVVERIVGGIKTNGKVLIKVPSTLRAFGDLASAWRRSFVDLKLAAITGSNGKTTTKEMAWSILSVKFCVLKNTDNLNNLVGLPMTLLRIAESHEAAVVELGMNEFGEIQRLAEIALPDTGAITNIGRAHLEKLGGIEGVAKAKGELVEAFTEHNTFVVNMDDPWVRKIAEGARCKKITFGVNSPGVDISAKNISPVDFSAIRFNMIVGESDFPVRIRGIGLHNVMNALCAAGVGLSLGCSPDEIQAGLERFTPAYMRLEVMDTPFGFKIINDAYNANPDSMRRGIEELARLRGKGRAIAVLGDMLELGEMSENEHVALGQFLAEKELDFVITRGRYGTDILRGVDGKIEGTFVESHEEAAEVLIRMAKPGDLVLIKGSRGMRMEDIIRRLFER, via the coding sequence ATGCTTAAACTAAACTGGGTCTTGAGTTCTATAAATGGAGAACTTGTAGATAGGCAAAATTCTCCATCTCTACCCAAATTGGAGAATTTATCCTTTTCCGGGGTCTCCACCGATTCCAGAAGGATAAGAAAGGACGAACTCTTCTTTGCTCTTAGCGGGGATAACTTTGATGGTCACGACTTTGTCTCCGAGGCTTTAGATAAAGGGGCAAAAGGCGCGGTGGTGGAAAGGATAGTTGGGGGTATAAAGACAAATGGGAAAGTGCTCATAAAAGTTCCCTCTACACTCAGGGCTTTCGGAGACCTCGCCTCGGCGTGGAGAAGGAGCTTCGTTGACCTAAAGCTGGCCGCTATCACCGGCTCTAACGGTAAGACAACCACCAAGGAGATGGCCTGGAGCATCCTCTCGGTCAAATTCTGTGTGCTCAAGAACACGGACAATTTGAACAACCTGGTCGGCCTTCCCATGACCCTACTGAGAATTGCCGAGAGCCACGAGGCCGCCGTGGTAGAACTCGGAATGAATGAGTTTGGCGAGATACAAAGACTGGCGGAGATTGCACTCCCGGACACCGGGGCGATCACCAACATTGGCCGAGCCCATTTGGAGAAGCTAGGGGGAATAGAGGGCGTGGCCAAAGCAAAAGGAGAACTGGTAGAGGCATTCACCGAGCACAACACATTTGTAGTGAATATGGACGACCCCTGGGTTCGAAAAATTGCCGAAGGTGCCAGGTGTAAGAAGATTACATTCGGAGTAAATTCCCCGGGAGTGGACATCTCCGCCAAAAACATTAGCCCGGTTGATTTTTCGGCAATCAGGTTCAATATGATCGTCGGTGAGAGTGACTTCCCGGTGAGAATAAGGGGAATAGGGCTCCATAACGTGATGAATGCGCTCTGCGCCGCGGGAGTGGGTTTGTCTTTAGGGTGTAGCCCTGATGAAATTCAGGCCGGACTGGAAAGATTCACCCCGGCCTACATGAGGCTTGAGGTTATGGATACCCCGTTTGGTTTCAAGATCATAAACGACGCCTACAATGCCAACCCCGACTCGATGAGGAGAGGAATAGAGGAACTGGCCAGGCTCAGGGGAAAAGGCAGGGCAATAGCAGTGCTCGGAGACATGCTGGAACTCGGGGAAATGAGCGAGAACGAGCACGTGGCCTTGGGACAGTTTCTTGCGGAAAAGGAGCTGGACTTCGTTATCACCCGGGGTAGATATGGAACGGATATTCTTCGTGGAGTTGATGGTAAAATCGAAGGAACATTTGTGGAAAGTCATGAGGAGGCGGCAGAGGTGCTTATAAGGATGGCTAAGCCCGGCGACTTGGTGTTGATAAAGGGCTCGCGAGGGATGAGGATGGAAGACATAATTAGGAGGCTTTTTGAGAGGTAG
- the mraY gene encoding phospho-N-acetylmuramoyl-pentapeptide-transferase has translation MLYFLYLLKGDFILFNVFKYITFRSFGAGVTAFLISIVLGKAFIDFLSKKQFKENIRSDGPPGHQSKAGTPTMGGVFIVIAIAASTLLWANLTSEVVWFVLAFTVGYGAIGFTDDWLKLSRGRGMRAKVKFFLQIVLAVIFVLLLIMEKKGFTMSLRVDQIAYYPFTSVVFPFFKKGVLMLGWFYIPFAILVLVGASNAVNLTDGLDGLAIGAISVTAATYIVFAYLSGHVEFSRYLQIPYISEGGELAVFLAAVGGACLGFLWYNSHPAQVFMGDVGSLALGAAIGSVALIIKQEILLILVGGLFVMETVSVIIQVLSFKLTGKRVFRMAPLHHHFELNGWPESKVVIRFWIISLVLSLVALSTLKLR, from the coding sequence ATGCTTTATTTTCTCTACTTGCTGAAAGGGGATTTTATATTATTCAACGTTTTCAAATACATTACGTTTCGCTCTTTTGGAGCGGGTGTAACCGCTTTTTTGATAAGCATCGTCCTGGGAAAGGCATTCATAGATTTTTTGAGTAAAAAGCAGTTCAAGGAGAACATCCGTTCAGACGGTCCTCCTGGTCATCAATCTAAAGCCGGCACTCCAACTATGGGAGGGGTGTTTATAGTTATAGCCATAGCCGCCTCGACACTTCTTTGGGCCAACCTGACCAGTGAAGTGGTATGGTTCGTGCTGGCTTTCACCGTCGGCTATGGAGCGATTGGTTTTACCGATGACTGGTTAAAGCTATCGCGCGGGAGAGGGATGCGGGCAAAGGTCAAGTTCTTCTTGCAGATTGTCCTGGCGGTCATCTTTGTCTTGTTATTGATAATGGAGAAGAAGGGATTCACCATGTCGCTCCGGGTTGACCAGATTGCCTATTACCCGTTTACTTCGGTGGTTTTTCCTTTTTTCAAAAAAGGGGTTTTAATGCTCGGGTGGTTCTACATACCGTTTGCAATTTTGGTCCTGGTAGGTGCATCGAACGCGGTGAACCTTACCGATGGTCTCGATGGTCTGGCTATCGGCGCGATATCCGTTACCGCAGCAACCTACATAGTTTTCGCTTATCTTTCCGGACACGTAGAATTTTCGAGATACCTGCAAATTCCCTATATCTCAGAAGGGGGAGAGCTGGCGGTCTTTCTAGCGGCGGTAGGGGGTGCCTGTCTCGGATTTCTCTGGTACAACTCCCATCCCGCTCAGGTATTCATGGGTGATGTTGGCTCGCTGGCATTGGGGGCGGCTATCGGCTCAGTTGCGCTCATAATTAAGCAGGAAATCCTACTGATCTTGGTGGGTGGTCTTTTCGTTATGGAGACCGTTTCGGTAATTATTCAGGTGCTTTCCTTCAAGCTGACTGGCAAGAGGGTTTTCCGCATGGCTCCGTTGCATCATCATTTTGAGTTGAACGGCTGGCCTGAATCGAAGGTGGTCATAAGGTTCTGGATAATTTCTCTGGTGCTTTCTCTGGTGGCGCTTTCTACCCTGAAGCTCAGATAG